One part of the Frankiaceae bacterium genome encodes these proteins:
- a CDS encoding DUF3040 domain-containing protein, with translation MPLSEHEQRLLDQIERQLYAEDPKFASAVRSHDVKTHLTRRVKRFAALLALGLVALVAGAVLRNVYVGVAGFLVMLAAGLVIARSLQRLSRGETLPKLKDKRKQKARGEKTSLRERAEERFRRRFDDPDR, from the coding sequence GTGCCGCTCTCCGAGCACGAGCAGCGGCTGCTCGACCAGATCGAGCGGCAGCTGTACGCCGAGGACCCGAAGTTCGCCTCCGCCGTGCGCTCGCACGACGTGAAGACGCACCTCACGCGCCGCGTGAAGCGGTTCGCCGCGCTGCTCGCCCTCGGTCTCGTCGCGCTCGTCGCCGGCGCGGTCCTCCGCAACGTCTACGTCGGCGTGGCCGGCTTCCTCGTCATGCTCGCGGCCGGTCTCGTCATCGCGCGCAGCCTCCAGCGGCTCAGCCGCGGCGAGACGCTGCCCAAGCTCAAGGACAAGCGCAAGCAGAAGGCGCGCGGCGAGAAGACCTCCCTGCGCGAGCGCGCCGAGGAGCGCTTCCGCCGCCGCTTCGACGACCCCGACCGCTAG